The Candidatus Endomicrobium procryptotermitis genome has a window encoding:
- the groL gene encoding chaperonin GroEL (60 kDa chaperone family; promotes refolding of misfolded polypeptides especially under stressful conditions; forms two stacked rings of heptamers to form a barrel-shaped 14mer; ends can be capped by GroES; misfolded proteins enter the barrel where they are refolded when GroES binds): MAKQLIYNDEARKAMKSGVDKLANAVKITLGPKGRYVVLDKKFGSPTVTNDGVTIAKEIELEDPFENMGAQLVKEVASKTNDIAGDGTTTATVLAQSMITEGLKNITAGANANHIKKGIEKATTAVIDELKKIAKQVKNKEEIAQIASISASDKEIGNLIADAMEKVGKDGVITVEEGKSSDTTLDVVEGMQFDRGYTSPYFVTDTERMQGILEEPYIIITDKKISSMQEILPLLEKVVQTGKAFIIIAEDIEGEALATLVVNKIRGTLKVMAVKAPGFGDRRKDMLQDIAILTGGTVISEETGLKLDKAAIDMLGQAKRVVVDKENTTIVSGLGNKKEIEARISTIRKQIEETKSDYDKEKLQERLAKLVGGVAVVNVGAATESEMKTKKFKVEDALNATRAGVEEGIVAGGGVALLKAQSVLEKVKAVDADEETGIAIVCKALESPIRMIVENAGLESSVIVDKIKNSKDASYGYNADTNEYVDMVKAGIVDPAKVTRTALENAASIAGLVLTTETLITDIPEKHPKMPMGGGMPPMPEY; this comes from the coding sequence ATGGCAAAACAGTTAATTTACAATGATGAAGCCCGTAAAGCTATGAAAAGCGGAGTTGATAAACTTGCTAATGCCGTAAAAATTACTTTAGGTCCTAAAGGAAGATATGTGGTATTGGACAAAAAATTCGGTTCTCCGACAGTGACAAATGACGGTGTAACGATTGCAAAAGAAATCGAACTTGAAGATCCTTTTGAAAATATGGGAGCGCAGCTTGTAAAAGAAGTCGCTTCCAAAACCAACGATATTGCCGGCGATGGTACGACTACTGCGACAGTTCTTGCCCAATCTATGATTACTGAAGGGCTTAAAAACATTACAGCTGGGGCAAATGCCAATCACATAAAGAAAGGTATTGAAAAGGCCACTACTGCTGTAATCGATGAACTTAAAAAAATCGCAAAACAAGTAAAAAATAAAGAAGAGATAGCGCAGATAGCTTCAATTTCGGCAAGCGATAAAGAAATAGGCAATCTTATAGCGGATGCCATGGAAAAAGTCGGCAAAGACGGTGTCATAACCGTTGAAGAAGGCAAATCTTCAGATACCACTCTTGATGTTGTCGAAGGGATGCAGTTTGACAGAGGTTATACTTCGCCTTACTTTGTTACCGACACAGAAAGAATGCAGGGAATTTTGGAAGAACCTTACATTATAATTACGGACAAAAAAATCAGCTCAATGCAGGAAATTCTTCCATTACTTGAAAAAGTTGTACAAACTGGAAAAGCTTTTATAATAATTGCGGAAGACATTGAAGGTGAAGCGCTTGCGACTTTGGTTGTCAATAAAATCAGAGGTACTTTAAAAGTTATGGCGGTAAAAGCGCCGGGATTTGGCGACAGAAGAAAAGATATGCTTCAAGACATAGCGATTCTTACAGGCGGAACGGTAATTTCCGAAGAAACAGGTTTAAAACTTGATAAAGCGGCAATAGATATGCTTGGTCAGGCAAAAAGAGTTGTGGTGGACAAAGAAAATACGACAATAGTTTCCGGATTGGGAAACAAAAAAGAGATAGAAGCAAGAATTTCGACTATCCGCAAGCAGATTGAGGAAACCAAATCCGATTATGATAAAGAAAAACTTCAGGAAAGGCTTGCAAAACTCGTAGGCGGAGTAGCCGTTGTCAACGTAGGAGCCGCAACGGAATCCGAAATGAAAACAAAAAAGTTCAAAGTCGAAGATGCATTAAACGCCACAAGAGCGGGAGTGGAAGAAGGAATAGTTGCTGGCGGAGGAGTAGCGCTTTTAAAAGCCCAGTCTGTTTTAGAAAAAGTAAAAGCGGTTGATGCTGATGAAGAAACCGGAATAGCTATAGTCTGCAAAGCGCTTGAAAGTCCGATAAGAATGATTGTCGAAAACGCAGGACTCGAATCCTCAGTTATCGTAGATAAAATTAAAAATTCGAAAGATGCGTCTTATGGATACAATGCCGATACGAACGAATATGTAGATATGGTAAAAGCCGGAATAGTAGATCCTGCAAAAGTTACAAGAACGGCTTTAGAAAATGCTGCTTCAATAGCTGGACTGGTGCTTACTACAGAAACTTTAATTACTGATATTCCAGAAAAACATCCGAAAATGCCCATGGGCGGAGGAATGCCTCCGATGCCGGAATATTAA
- a CDS encoding fumarate hydratase: protein MRTITADAITAAVEKLCAETNFELPHDVLKTLKKSASKEEGIAKSIMNEIIENAAIAREKKVPLCQDTGAANFFIKLGKDVQIDGGNIYDAVNKGVVAGYKNNYLRKSIVSDPLERKNTGDNTPANIYIDIVEGDNIEIDFLPKGGGSENASALKMLEPLSGWDGIKEFVLSVIKDKGKNACPPLVVGVAIGGDFASVGKLAKKALLRKIDMQNADPFYAEKECELLKEINNLGIGPMGMGGKTTALSVLIETNPTHIASLPAAVSIQCHSCRRKKTVI, encoded by the coding sequence ATGCGTACTATAACGGCTGACGCAATTACTGCAGCGGTTGAAAAACTTTGTGCGGAAACGAATTTTGAGCTGCCACATGATGTTTTAAAAACTTTGAAAAAATCAGCTTCAAAAGAAGAGGGTATTGCAAAAAGCATCATGAATGAAATCATTGAAAATGCTGCTATAGCACGTGAAAAAAAAGTGCCTCTTTGTCAGGATACGGGTGCGGCCAACTTTTTTATAAAACTCGGCAAAGACGTGCAAATTGATGGTGGCAATATTTACGATGCCGTAAACAAAGGCGTTGTCGCGGGATATAAAAACAATTATCTGAGAAAATCGATAGTTTCAGATCCGCTTGAAAGAAAAAATACCGGAGATAATACTCCCGCAAACATTTATATAGATATTGTCGAAGGCGACAATATTGAAATAGATTTTTTACCTAAAGGCGGAGGAAGCGAAAACGCCAGTGCTTTAAAAATGCTTGAACCTTTGTCCGGCTGGGATGGAATAAAAGAATTTGTCTTAAGTGTGATAAAAGATAAAGGTAAAAATGCTTGTCCGCCTTTAGTGGTAGGCGTTGCTATAGGTGGAGATTTTGCTTCAGTAGGTAAACTGGCAAAAAAAGCGCTTTTAAGAAAAATCGATATGCAAAACGCCGACCCTTTTTATGCCGAAAAGGAATGTGAACTTCTAAAAGAAATAAACAATCTCGGCATAGGTCCCATGGGAATGGGTGGTAAAACTACGGCTTTATCGGTTTTAATTGAAACAAATCCAACTCATATAGCTTCGCTCCCTGCAGCAGTCAGCATTCAATGCCATTCGTGCAGAAGAAAAAAGACGGTGATATAA
- the groES gene encoding co-chaperone GroES: MIRPLGDKILVKPVEAKEVKKGGIIIPDTAKEKPQEGEVIAVGKGRTTDDGKIIALDVKAGDKVLFGKYSGTEIKIDDVQYLIMGQDDILGILE; encoded by the coding sequence ATGATTAGACCATTAGGTGACAAGATTTTAGTTAAGCCTGTAGAGGCAAAAGAAGTAAAAAAAGGGGGTATAATAATTCCCGATACAGCGAAAGAAAAACCTCAAGAAGGTGAGGTTATAGCAGTGGGAAAAGGCAGAACTACCGATGACGGTAAAATTATAGCCCTTGATGTAAAAGCCGGAGACAAAGTACTTTTTGGAAAATACTCGGGCACGGAAATAAAAATTGATGACGTTCAGTATCTTATAATGGGTCAGGACGATATTCTCGGCATATTGGAATAA
- a CDS encoding FumA C-terminus/TtdB family hydratase beta subunit — protein MKINVKDLALDTSIVKAGEQILLSGVLYTARDAAHLRLIKMLDEGVKMPFELQNSAIYYCGPSPARPGNVIGACGPTTSARMDIFTPRMLKEGVKILIGKGARKDFVIDSIKENKAVYLTATGGIAALLSKTVKKAEVIAFEDLVPEAIRKLEVEDMPLIVAIDSKGISIFDIL, from the coding sequence TTGAAGATAAATGTAAAAGATTTGGCATTAGATACAAGCATAGTAAAAGCTGGGGAACAGATTTTACTTTCTGGCGTTCTTTATACTGCCAGAGATGCCGCGCATTTAAGGCTTATAAAAATGCTTGACGAAGGTGTAAAAATGCCGTTTGAATTACAAAATAGCGCAATTTATTATTGTGGACCTTCTCCGGCAAGACCCGGAAACGTAATCGGAGCATGCGGCCCTACTACTTCGGCAAGAATGGATATTTTTACGCCGCGCATGCTTAAAGAAGGTGTAAAGATACTTATAGGCAAAGGCGCCAGAAAAGATTTTGTCATAGATTCAATAAAAGAAAATAAAGCCGTTTATCTTACGGCAACAGGAGGCATTGCGGCTTTGCTTTCAAAAACTGTTAAAAAAGCAGAGGTAATCGCTTTTGAAGACTTAGTGCCCGAAGCTATACGCAAATTGGAAGTTGAAGATATGCCTCTTATCGTAGCCATTGATTCAAAAGGCATAAGCATTTTTGATATACTATAA
- a CDS encoding type III pantothenate kinase: MFLALDIGNTNITIGLFKFENGKAAESPAKVWRMSTEKGQTADEYGTLLMDMFYYSGFNAAEVSYVGAASVVPSLNSVFEEFVKKYFNKKIFFVNYLNRGGLKFAAGNPKEAGADRIADAIAAYSHYGGGTVVIDFGTATTFDCIDQKGRYLGGSIAPGPAMSAQSLSLKTSQLPHVEIKKPAKSIGTATVECIQSGLYFGYIGLVKEIIARIKKEMKVNNIIATGGLAEFMSGEIEEIKSICPDLTLEGIKIIWEKSYKVGKK, encoded by the coding sequence ATGTTTCTTGCTTTAGATATAGGAAATACGAATATAACAATAGGACTTTTTAAGTTTGAAAACGGAAAAGCGGCTGAAAGCCCGGCAAAAGTCTGGAGAATGTCTACGGAAAAAGGTCAGACAGCCGATGAATACGGTACCTTGCTGATGGACATGTTCTATTATTCGGGTTTCAATGCCGCTGAAGTTTCATATGTGGGCGCTGCAAGTGTAGTTCCTTCGCTTAACAGTGTTTTTGAAGAGTTTGTCAAAAAATATTTTAACAAAAAAATCTTTTTCGTTAATTATTTAAACAGAGGCGGATTAAAATTTGCCGCAGGTAATCCGAAAGAAGCCGGCGCGGACAGAATAGCCGATGCGATAGCCGCATACTCTCATTACGGTGGAGGTACGGTTGTCATAGATTTTGGAACTGCGACAACTTTTGATTGCATAGACCAAAAAGGCAGGTATCTCGGTGGCTCCATAGCTCCGGGACCTGCAATGTCCGCACAGTCTTTAAGCCTGAAAACATCCCAGTTGCCGCATGTCGAAATAAAAAAGCCGGCGAAATCCATTGGCACTGCTACCGTTGAATGCATACAGTCCGGTTTATATTTCGGTTATATAGGACTTGTAAAAGAAATAATCGCGCGGATAAAAAAAGAGATGAAAGTCAATAATATAATTGCAACCGGCGGGCTGGCGGAATTTATGTCCGGCGAAATAGAAGAAATTAAATCCATATGCCCTGATTTGACTCTTGAAGGAATAAAAATCATCTGGGAAAAATCTTATAAAGTTGGGAAAAAATGA
- a CDS encoding NADP-dependent malic enzyme: protein MKKQDTQKLLKAAHEPSILAQKMHPFYKGKIEVLPKCRIKDFNDFSIWYSPGVAAVCANINKNPQLVYEYTNKWNSVAVVTDGTRVLGLGDIGPEAGMPVMEGKALLYKYLGGVDAYPICLGTKDEKKIIETVKILQPSFGGINLEDIEQPKCFPILHTLRKECRIPVWHDDQQGTALVTLAGFINALKVVNKKAGKVKVAMIGAGSANICIAGLLMLYGVKPGNIIMTDSKGILHKGRIELKNSHPEKWEMCVKTNEKGDQGYIEEAMENADAVIALSTPGPDIIKKEWIQEMAKNPIVFVCANPVPEIWPWEAKEAGAAVVATGRSDFENQVNNSLGFPGVFRGALDIRASTITDGMCITAATELAACIADNKIRHNKILPTMDDWRIFPRVAAAVGMKAIKEKVAGRKMTKDILFNQAAEMIKRSRNITRIMMQKGYIKKYK from the coding sequence ATGAAGAAACAAGATACACAAAAACTTTTAAAGGCCGCTCATGAGCCTTCAATTCTTGCCCAAAAAATGCATCCTTTTTATAAAGGAAAAATAGAAGTGCTGCCGAAATGTAGAATTAAAGATTTCAATGATTTCTCAATATGGTACAGTCCGGGCGTTGCCGCGGTATGCGCCAATATTAACAAAAATCCACAGCTTGTTTATGAATATACGAATAAGTGGAACAGCGTAGCCGTAGTAACCGACGGCACAAGAGTTTTAGGTCTGGGAGATATTGGACCCGAAGCGGGAATGCCCGTTATGGAAGGAAAAGCTCTTTTATACAAATATCTTGGCGGAGTTGACGCATACCCTATCTGCCTTGGCACAAAAGATGAAAAAAAGATTATTGAAACGGTGAAAATACTTCAACCTTCTTTTGGCGGAATAAATTTGGAAGATATAGAACAGCCAAAATGTTTTCCGATACTTCATACTTTAAGAAAAGAATGCCGCATACCCGTATGGCATGACGATCAACAAGGCACGGCTCTTGTAACGCTTGCGGGATTTATCAATGCTTTGAAAGTCGTAAATAAAAAAGCCGGCAAAGTTAAAGTTGCCATGATAGGTGCAGGTTCGGCAAATATCTGTATAGCCGGACTTCTAATGCTTTACGGAGTAAAGCCCGGCAATATAATTATGACCGATTCAAAAGGCATTTTGCACAAAGGCAGAATCGAACTCAAAAATTCTCATCCTGAAAAATGGGAAATGTGCGTTAAAACGAATGAAAAAGGTGATCAAGGATATATTGAAGAAGCTATGGAAAATGCAGATGCGGTTATCGCGCTTTCTACTCCGGGACCGGATATTATTAAAAAAGAGTGGATACAGGAAATGGCTAAAAATCCGATAGTTTTTGTCTGTGCAAATCCCGTTCCAGAAATTTGGCCTTGGGAAGCTAAAGAAGCGGGAGCTGCCGTTGTTGCTACCGGCAGAAGTGATTTTGAGAATCAGGTTAACAACTCATTGGGTTTTCCAGGAGTATTCCGCGGTGCACTAGACATAAGAGCTTCAACCATAACCGACGGAATGTGTATAACCGCTGCAACAGAACTTGCAGCCTGCATTGCAGACAATAAAATAAGGCATAATAAAATTCTACCCACTATGGACGATTGGAGAATATTTCCGCGGGTAGCGGCTGCTGTAGGAATGAAAGCGATAAAAGAAAAAGTTGCTGGCAGAAAAATGACAAAAGACATACTGTTTAATCAGGCTGCGGAAATGATAAAAAGAAGCCGAAATATAACCCGGATCATGATGCAGAAAGGGTACATAAAAAAATATAAATAA
- a CDS encoding GGDEF domain-containing protein, with the protein MKTKIVPLIIIIALSVLYYLLPKGMDMMALAYFIMLSGLYYGKWVKQSVIAGSIVASFVMIKYTNEYLFVCIASTAFFVSVIPIPYYFLNKTKKEEKELAAKNARLKEKYTDILVEYSHTLEERKKYEDDIERIMQLYLIGKDLSKSVFMQDYIETVLRSLMGRGGVISVNLFKREKGKWVALAFSKPSQKDSWIKYMTGNKSLEKENGCAIADTPDFCTSEERIVFLPLKSEHKLLGCILMAVEKEYILHYVEEGAILGPQISLGAKRVNLFAEISERSRNDGLTGLYLKRYFMERLHLEIQREKRYSGGFYIIMLDIDYFKKINDKYGHLTGDKVLCAIAKILVDCVRPGDFVGRYGGEEFIVFMPLAKQFDAKKVAQEINDMVKNKKFCENNEIFHVTISAGISCYPKDGQTIDQIIEAADKALYKAKEKGRNSVVLYGSR; encoded by the coding sequence ATGAAAACTAAAATTGTTCCATTGATTATTATTATAGCTTTGTCTGTTTTATATTATCTCCTTCCAAAAGGAATGGACATGATGGCATTGGCATATTTTATTATGCTTTCGGGGCTTTATTACGGGAAATGGGTTAAACAATCCGTAATAGCTGGCAGTATTGTGGCGTCTTTTGTCATGATAAAATATACAAACGAATATCTTTTTGTATGCATTGCCTCTACGGCATTTTTTGTATCGGTTATCCCTATACCCTATTATTTTTTAAACAAAACAAAAAAAGAAGAAAAAGAACTTGCAGCAAAAAACGCCAGACTTAAAGAAAAATATACGGATATTCTGGTCGAGTATTCTCATACTTTGGAAGAAAGAAAAAAATATGAAGATGATATAGAACGCATAATGCAGCTATATCTTATAGGAAAAGATTTGTCAAAAAGTGTTTTTATGCAGGATTATATAGAAACTGTTTTAAGGTCTCTTATGGGACGCGGCGGAGTCATAAGTGTGAACTTATTTAAAAGAGAAAAAGGGAAATGGGTTGCTCTGGCTTTTTCAAAACCCTCACAAAAAGACAGCTGGATAAAATATATGACTGGCAACAAATCTCTTGAAAAAGAAAATGGCTGCGCTATAGCCGACACTCCTGATTTTTGCACGTCTGAAGAAAGAATAGTTTTCTTGCCGCTGAAAAGTGAACACAAACTACTCGGCTGCATTTTAATGGCAGTTGAAAAGGAATACATTCTGCATTATGTTGAAGAGGGAGCGATTTTAGGTCCGCAGATATCGCTTGGGGCCAAAAGAGTAAATCTTTTTGCCGAAATAAGTGAACGTTCAAGAAATGACGGACTTACCGGATTGTATTTAAAAAGATATTTTATGGAAAGGCTTCACTTGGAAATTCAAAGAGAAAAACGTTATTCTGGTGGTTTTTATATTATTATGTTGGACATAGACTATTTTAAGAAAATTAATGATAAATACGGACATCTAACTGGAGATAAAGTTTTGTGTGCAATAGCTAAAATCCTCGTTGACTGTGTTCGTCCGGGAGATTTCGTCGGCAGATACGGTGGTGAAGAGTTTATCGTTTTTATGCCCCTGGCTAAGCAATTCGATGCCAAAAAAGTTGCTCAGGAAATAAATGACATGGTTAAAAACAAGAAATTTTGTGAAAATAACGAAATTTTTCACGTAACCATAAGCGCAGGCATAAGTTGTTATCCTAAAGATGGTCAAACGATAGACCAAATAATAGAAGCCGCAGATAAAGCACTTTATAAAGCTAAAGAAAAAGGCAGAAATAGTGTTGTTTTGTACGGAAGCCGATAA
- a CDS encoding SpoVG family protein has protein sequence MNKIFKLVYIISLFLCYLSSTFFADELKITKISTEKDNYSIVLNNAITINNIALKKNRNNTKIIIFPSYAGKGKIYTQFSVLNREYLFYLAHSISENKIYDFAGETLFEINKFSQTKKKGGIKAFASVIFENLLEVECRVMEGKNGLWIAWPANKTSTGWKADFIFVDKDLKNRVEKSLIQRYDKKENERK, from the coding sequence ATGAACAAAATATTTAAGCTTGTATATATTATATCATTATTTTTGTGTTATTTGTCAAGTACTTTTTTTGCAGATGAACTTAAAATAACTAAAATATCTACGGAAAAAGATAATTACAGTATAGTATTGAATAACGCAATAACTATCAATAATATTGCATTGAAGAAAAATAGAAATAACACAAAAATTATAATATTTCCGAGCTATGCTGGAAAAGGAAAAATTTATACACAATTTTCTGTTTTAAACAGGGAATATTTGTTTTATCTTGCCCATTCAATTTCTGAAAATAAGATTTATGATTTTGCAGGAGAAACTTTGTTTGAAATAAATAAGTTTTCACAGACAAAGAAAAAAGGTGGCATAAAAGCTTTTGCTTCCGTTATCTTTGAAAATCTCCTTGAAGTGGAGTGCAGAGTTATGGAAGGAAAAAACGGTTTATGGATAGCGTGGCCGGCAAACAAAACTTCAACTGGCTGGAAAGCCGATTTTATCTTTGTCGATAAAGATCTTAAAAATCGAGTGGAGAAAAGCCTTATTCAGAGATACGATAAAAAAGAAAATGAAAGAAAATAA
- a CDS encoding sensor domain-containing diguanylate cyclase, with the protein MKENKLSKNVLDILSSVVFPVVAGGLFIVWIIHFIKNPPIIFFLISILVLGLYYFSGRVYSGVLTAFAVIAALFGIIFIGDSFSAFLILLESAWLVAFYFVLEMYTNHYISMKNRMQEEYATLDREITFKDSKIKEDNKRINAIMQQIDGFQTMGRMIQTFEDSLNEREIIEKSGKLASMFIGSGNWKLKKNVSGDIFAKYVKTTMQPLIITDLSNDVRFPMFRNREFSVIAFPVEVNGVFWGMLIGSMPKSNAFENADMRLLSILSGIINTVLNNAYLYQKIQDLAITDGLTGLYTQSYFKERLKEEMKRSRSNKVKLSVAVVDIDFFKKINDMYGHYSGDVILQQVAVLLRGRLRETDLISRYGGEEFGIIMLHTDAVEVKKILEDIRKSIEKERFFLPIESYTPIQVKITVSIGFAELEGDSLSIEDGLIKKADKALYKAKISGRNCTVKYENEN; encoded by the coding sequence ATGAAAGAAAATAAATTAAGTAAAAACGTTCTTGACATTTTGTCATCGGTAGTATTTCCCGTTGTCGCAGGCGGTCTTTTTATAGTATGGATTATACATTTTATTAAAAACCCTCCGATAATTTTTTTTCTCATATCAATATTAGTTTTGGGTTTATATTATTTTTCCGGACGAGTGTACAGCGGAGTCCTTACCGCATTTGCCGTCATCGCCGCTTTGTTTGGCATCATATTTATCGGCGACAGTTTTTCGGCATTTTTAATTTTACTAGAAAGCGCTTGGCTTGTCGCTTTTTATTTTGTTTTGGAAATGTATACCAATCATTATATTTCAATGAAAAACAGGATGCAAGAAGAGTATGCAACTTTGGACAGAGAGATAACGTTCAAAGATTCGAAAATAAAAGAAGATAATAAAAGAATAAACGCGATTATGCAGCAGATAGACGGCTTTCAGACTATGGGAAGAATGATTCAAACATTTGAGGATTCTCTTAATGAGCGGGAAATAATAGAAAAGTCCGGTAAGCTGGCATCAATGTTTATCGGCAGTGGAAACTGGAAGTTAAAAAAAAACGTTAGCGGTGATATTTTTGCAAAATATGTAAAAACAACTATGCAGCCTTTGATTATCACGGACTTATCAAATGATGTTCGTTTCCCTATGTTTAGAAACAGAGAATTTTCGGTTATTGCGTTTCCCGTGGAAGTAAACGGCGTTTTCTGGGGAATGCTTATAGGAAGTATGCCAAAAAGTAATGCCTTTGAAAATGCAGATATGCGACTTCTTTCAATTCTATCAGGGATAATAAATACAGTTTTGAACAATGCTTACCTTTACCAAAAAATACAGGATTTGGCCATTACCGACGGGCTTACAGGTTTATATACACAGAGCTATTTCAAAGAAAGATTAAAAGAAGAAATGAAACGCTCCAGAAGTAATAAAGTCAAGCTTTCCGTCGCTGTAGTGGACATAGACTTTTTTAAAAAGATTAACGATATGTATGGACATTATTCCGGTGATGTTATTTTACAACAAGTTGCAGTTCTTTTAAGAGGAAGGCTTAGGGAAACAGACCTGATTTCGCGTTATGGCGGTGAAGAATTCGGCATTATAATGCTTCATACTGATGCTGTTGAAGTAAAAAAAATTCTTGAAGATATAAGAAAGAGCATTGAAAAAGAACGCTTTTTTCTTCCTATAGAAAGTTACACGCCCATACAAGTAAAAATAACCGTAAGCATAGGGTTTGCCGAACTTGAAGGAGATTCGCTATCCATAGAAGACGGACTTATAAAGAAAGCTGATAAAGCGCTTTATAAAGCAAAAATTTCAGGAAGAAACTGTACGGTAAAATATGAGAATGAAAACTAA
- a CDS encoding ABC transporter ATP-binding protein, giving the protein MAGIVLKNVWKRFGNLDIVKNFNLEIPDKSFCILVGPSGCGKTTTLRMVAGLEEISEGEIFIDGVKVNDVPPKNRDIAMVFQSYALYPHMTVYDNMAFGLKLRGYSKKEIQQRVNEAAEILGIGHLLERRPKQLSGGQKQRVAVGRAIVRKPKVFLFDEPLSNLDAKLRVQMRAELKKLHERLQSTMIYVTHDQTEAMTMGDRICVMKEGIIQQIAGPLELYDDPANKFVAGFIGSPPMNFFEVDVINKNGEIFLNEGTFEIALPAHHKDKVMPYAGAKVVMGIRPEDIYDKLFYNFTNKEIISFSATVEIAELLGSEIYLHLNTGKNALVAKVDAHNHAKTNQIIELVFNLGKSHLYELKDGVKII; this is encoded by the coding sequence ATGGCTGGAATTGTCCTAAAAAACGTTTGGAAGCGGTTCGGAAATTTAGATATTGTAAAAAATTTTAATCTTGAAATACCAGATAAATCTTTTTGCATACTTGTAGGACCTTCCGGCTGCGGAAAAACTACGACACTGCGCATGGTTGCCGGCCTTGAAGAAATATCCGAAGGCGAAATATTTATTGACGGCGTAAAAGTCAACGATGTCCCTCCAAAAAATCGTGACATAGCAATGGTATTTCAAAGTTATGCACTTTACCCTCATATGACGGTATATGACAATATGGCTTTCGGATTAAAGTTAAGAGGTTACAGCAAAAAAGAAATACAGCAGCGTGTAAACGAAGCTGCAGAAATTTTAGGCATCGGACATCTTTTGGAAAGGCGGCCTAAACAACTTTCGGGCGGTCAAAAGCAAAGAGTTGCCGTAGGAAGAGCAATAGTGAGAAAGCCTAAAGTATTTTTATTTGACGAGCCGCTTTCGAATTTGGACGCGAAACTCAGGGTTCAGATGAGAGCGGAGCTCAAAAAGCTTCATGAAAGGCTTCAAAGCACCATGATATATGTTACGCACGACCAGACAGAAGCTATGACTATGGGTGACAGAATATGCGTTATGAAAGAAGGAATAATACAGCAGATAGCAGGTCCTTTAGAACTTTACGATGATCCAGCAAACAAATTCGTTGCGGGTTTTATCGGAAGTCCTCCGATGAACTTTTTTGAAGTTGACGTCATAAACAAAAACGGAGAGATATTTCTAAACGAAGGAACTTTTGAAATAGCTTTGCCTGCTCACCATAAAGATAAAGTTATGCCTTATGCCGGCGCAAAAGTTGTCATGGGAATAAGACCGGAAGATATATACGATAAATTATTTTATAATTTTACAAATAAAGAAATAATCAGTTTTAGCGCTACCGTGGAAATAGCCGAACTGCTTGGCAGCGAAATATATCTGCATTTAAACACTGGCAAAAACGCTTTAGTAGCTAAGGTAGACGCTCATAATCATGCAAAAACCAACCAGATAATAGAGCTTGTATTTAATCTCGGAAAAAGCCATCTTTATGAGCTGAAAGATGGTGTAAAAATTATTTAG